One genomic window of Salvelinus alpinus chromosome 9, SLU_Salpinus.1, whole genome shotgun sequence includes the following:
- the psma4 gene encoding proteasome subunit alpha type-4 isoform X2: protein MSRRYDSRTTIFSPEGRLYQVEYAMEAIGHAGTCLGILANDGVLLAAERRNIHKLLDEVFFSEKIYKLNEDIACSVAGITSDANVLTNELRLIAQRYLLQYQEPIPCEQLVTALCDIKQAYTQFGGKRPFGVSLLYMGWDKHYGFQLYQSDPSGNYGGWKATCIGNNSAAAVSMLKQDFKEGEMSLSSALALAVKVLNKTMDVSKLSAEKVEIATLTRENGKTCIKVLKQKEVDELIKKHEAEEAKAEKEKKEKEQKEKDK, encoded by the exons GCCGCCTATACCAGGTAGAGTATGCCATGGAGGCCATTGGTCATGCTGGCACTTGTCTGGGGATTTTGGCCAACGACGGTGTGCTGCTGGCGGCTGAGAGGAGGAACATCCACAAGCTATTGGACGAGGTGTTTTTCTCAGAAAAGATCTACAAGCTGAATGA GGATATAGCGTGTAGCGTGGCTGGAATCACATCAGATGCCAATGTACTGACCAATGAGCTGAGACTAATAGCACAGAG ATACCTACTGCAGTACCAGGAGCCTATCCCCTGTGAGCAGCTGGTTACAGCTCTGTGTGACATCAAACAGGCCTACACACAGTTTGGAG GGAAAAGGCCCTTCGGCGTGTCTCTGCTGTACATGGGTTGGGACAAACACTATGGTTTCCAGCTCTACCAGAGTGACCCCAGCGGCAACTACGGAGGCTGGAAGGCCACCTGTATCGGCAACAATAGTGCC GCGGCCGTGTCCATGCTGAAGCAGGACTTCAAAGAAGGAGAGATGTCTCTGTCCTCTGCCCTGGCTCTGGCCGTCAAAGTGCTCAACAAGACTATGGACGTCAGCAAGCTGTCTGCTGAGAAAG TGGAGATCGCCACTCTGACCAGAGAGAACGGAAAGACTTGCATCAAGGTGCTGAAACAGAAGGAAGTGGATGAGCTGATCAAGAAACATGAGGCGGAGGAGGCCAAAGcggagaaagagaagaaggaaAAAGAGCAGAAGGAGAAAGACAAATGA
- the psma4 gene encoding proteasome subunit alpha type-4 isoform X3, which produces MEAIGHAGTCLGILANDGVLLAAERRNIHKLLDEVFFSEKIYKLNEDIACSVAGITSDANVLTNELRLIAQRYLLQYQEPIPCEQLVTALCDIKQAYTQFGGKRPFGVSLLYMGWDKHYGFQLYQSDPSGNYGGWKATCIGNNSAAAVSMLKQDFKEGEMSLSSALALAVKVLNKTMDVSKLSAEKVEIATLTRENGKTCIKVLKQKEVDELIKKHEAEEAKAEKEKKEKEQKEKDK; this is translated from the exons ATGGAGGCCATTGGTCATGCTGGCACTTGTCTGGGGATTTTGGCCAACGACGGTGTGCTGCTGGCGGCTGAGAGGAGGAACATCCACAAGCTATTGGACGAGGTGTTTTTCTCAGAAAAGATCTACAAGCTGAATGA GGATATAGCGTGTAGCGTGGCTGGAATCACATCAGATGCCAATGTACTGACCAATGAGCTGAGACTAATAGCACAGAG ATACCTACTGCAGTACCAGGAGCCTATCCCCTGTGAGCAGCTGGTTACAGCTCTGTGTGACATCAAACAGGCCTACACACAGTTTGGAG GGAAAAGGCCCTTCGGCGTGTCTCTGCTGTACATGGGTTGGGACAAACACTATGGTTTCCAGCTCTACCAGAGTGACCCCAGCGGCAACTACGGAGGCTGGAAGGCCACCTGTATCGGCAACAATAGTGCC GCGGCCGTGTCCATGCTGAAGCAGGACTTCAAAGAAGGAGAGATGTCTCTGTCCTCTGCCCTGGCTCTGGCCGTCAAAGTGCTCAACAAGACTATGGACGTCAGCAAGCTGTCTGCTGAGAAAG TGGAGATCGCCACTCTGACCAGAGAGAACGGAAAGACTTGCATCAAGGTGCTGAAACAGAAGGAAGTGGATGAGCTGATCAAGAAACATGAGGCGGAGGAGGCCAAAGcggagaaagagaagaaggaaAAAGAGCAGAAGGAGAAAGACAAATGA